One genomic window of Mus caroli chromosome 12, CAROLI_EIJ_v1.1, whole genome shotgun sequence includes the following:
- the LOC110306990 gene encoding serine protease inhibitor A3M, with protein sequence MAIIAALGILMAGICPTVLCFSDDTWGIDILLHKNQESGTPDDSLTLASVNTDFAFSLYKKLALKNPDKNIVFSPLSISAALALVSLGAKGNTLEDILEGLKFNLTKTSEADIQQGFGHLLQRLSQPGDQVQISTGSALFIEKHLQILAEFQEKARALYQAEAFTADFQQPHKATKLINDYVSNQTQGMIKELISELDTDTLMVLVNYIYFKGKWKISFDPQDTLESDFYLDEKRSVTVPMMKMKFLTTRHFRDEELSCSVVELKYTGNASALFILPDQGRMQQVEASLQPETLRKWWKSLKTRKIGELYLPKFSISTDYSLKDILPELGIKEIFSKEADLSGITGTKDLIVSQVVHKAVLDVGETGTEAAATAGFIFGFRSRRLQAMTVQFNRPFLMVISHTGVQTTLFMAKVSNPK encoded by the exons atggccatcattgCAGCTCTGGGGATCTTAATGGCTGGGATCTGTCCTACTGTCCTCTGCTTCTCAGATGACACATGGGGAATAGATATTCTATTACATAAAAACCAAGAAAGTGGGACACCAGATGACAGTCTCACATTGGCCTCAGTCAACACTGATTTTGCCTTCAGCCTGTACAAGAAGCTGGCTTTGAAGAATCCAGATAAAAATATTGTCTTCTCCCCACTTAGCATCTCAGCTGCCTTGGCCCTCGTGTCCCTGGGAGCAAAGGGCAACACCCTGGAAGACATTCTAGAAGGTCTCAAGTTCAATCTCACAAAGACCTCTGAAGCAGACATCCAACAGGGCTTTGGCCACCTCCTACAGAGGCTCAGTCAGCCAGGGGACCAGGTACAGATCAGCACAGGCAGTGCCCTGTTTATTGAAAAGCACCTTCAGATCCTGGCAGAGTTCCAGGAGAAAGCAAGAGCTCTGTACCAGGCTGAGGCCTTCACAGCAGACTTCCAGCAGCCTCACAAGGCCACAAAGCTCATCAATGACTATGTGAGCAATCAGACCCAGGGGATGATCAAGGAACTCATCTCAGAACTGGATACGGATACACTGATGGTGCTGGTGAATTACATCTACTTTAAAG GCAAATGGAAGATATCCTTTGACCCCCAGGACACATTGGAGTCTGACTTCTACTTGGATGAGAAGAGATCTGTGACGGTTCCCATGATGAAAATGAAGTTCCTGACCACACGCCACTTCCGTGATGAGGAGCTGTCCTGCTCTGTGGTGGAGCTGAAGTACACAGGAAATGCCAGCGCCCTGTTCATCCTCCCTGACCAGGGCAGGATGCAGCAGGTGGAAGCCAGCTTGCAACCAGAGACCCTGAGGAAATGGTGGAAATCTTTGAAAACCAG GAAAATAGGTGAGCTCTACCTGCCCAAGTTCTCCATCTCTACTGACTACAGCCTGAAGGACATCCTTCCAGAGCTGGGCATTAAAGAAATCTTCTCCAAAGAAGCTGACCTATCTGGGATCACAGGAACCAAGGACCTGATAGTGTCTCAG GTGGTCCACAAAGCTGTGCTGGATGTGGGTGAGACAGGCACAGAAGCAGCTGCTACCGCAGGGTTCATTTTTGGCTTTCGTTCTAGAAGATTACAAGCTATGACTGTGCAGTTCAACAGGCCATTCCTGATGGTCATCTCTCACACAGGTGTTCAGACTACCCTCTTTATGGCCAAAGTCAGTAACCCCAAGTGA